Proteins from one Oncorhynchus masou masou isolate Uvic2021 chromosome 12, UVic_Omas_1.1, whole genome shotgun sequence genomic window:
- the LOC135550216 gene encoding E3 ubiquitin-protein ligase TRIM39-like has product MSILKKSILKEKKIKFDDVEESATQNSSIGAVRWELPEDLQTYNSAPKLQLSSKTSRQKGLKDLRSLQDCVRFITQWKQQVEVVCKHSKNVRVDQQSEQSLEQCRKLILQWAEELKRVDTSSWIQERGDLIDLEKNREDPEPSTQAEQRIMEWAKELQSVTERCGLMRDELTQMLRRLELNKKKLVTLLPFLEFITWSLLKEQDSSTGIIPQLWLATKQRTWKTETPKYIPNSVWNWICSASVDINLDPMTNHPWLLLSDDHKKVQEAHCTTEAAFSTQRYDCWPCVLGWEGLSSGRHYWEVTLANNGYWRVGLTTATSKRHGRFPMTPAEGYWALWRSTRQFYACTKTETSLPMEMLPRKVGIFLDYEEGQISFYNAETRAHIYTFTDNFKEKLYPLFAPLDGRTLITISSPKYVTDVD; this is encoded by the exons ATGAGTATTCTCAAGAAGAGTATTCTCAAAGAGAAGAAGATCA aaTTCGACGATGTCGAGGAGAGTGCAACGCAGAACAGCTCGATCGGGGCAGTACGATGGGAACTGCCAGAAGACTTACAGACTTACAACTCGGCACCTAAACTACAATTGAGCAGCAAAACATCCAGACAAAAG GGCCTAAAGGACCTGCGTAGCCTGCAGGACTGTGTTAGATTCATCACACAGTGGAAACAACAGGTGGAGGTCGTCTGCAAG CACAGTAAGAATGTCAGAGTGGACCAGCAGAGCGAACAGAGTCTGGAACAGTGTCGTAAACTCATCCTCCAATGGGCAGAGGAGTTGAAGAGAGTGGACACA AGTTCCTGGATACAGGAGAGAGGTGACCTCATTGACCTGGAGAAGAACAGGGAGGATCCTGAACCCTCCACACAGGCAGAGCAGAGGATCATGGAATGGGCTAAGGAGCTGCAGAGTgtcacagag AGATGTGGTCTGATGAGGGATGAGCTGACCCAGATGCTGAGACGGCTGGAGTTGAATAAGAAGAAGCTGGtgactctcctccccttcctggaGTTCATCACCTGGTCTCTCCTGAAGGAACAGGACAGCAGCACG GGTATTATTCCCCAGCTATGGCTGGCTACGAAACAACGCACCTGGAAAACag AAACACCTAAGTACATCCCAAACTCAGTGTGGAACTGGATCTGCAGTGCTTCGG TTGACATTAACTTGGACCCTATGACCAACCACCCATGGCTGCTGCTCTCAGACGACCATAAGAAGGTCCAGGAGGCTCACTGCACGACAGAGGCGGCCTTCAGCACACAGCGCTATGACTGCTGGCCCTGCGTCCTGGGCTGGGAGGGCCTGTCCTCTGGACGTCACTACTGGGAGGTTACCCTGGCCAACAACGGATACTGGAGGGTCGGTCTGACCACCGCCACGTCCAAACGCCACGGTCGCTTCCCTATGACCCCCGCAGAAGGCTACTGGGCCCTGTGGCGCAGCACGAGGCAGTTCTACGCCTGCACCAAGACCGAGACCTCCTTGCCCATGGAGATGCTGCCCCGCAAGGTGGGCATCTTCCTGGACTACGAGGAGGGTCAAATCTCCTTCTACAATGCGGAGACCCGGGCACACATCTATACATTCACAGATAACTTCAAGGAGAAGCTGTATCCTCTGTTTGCTCCACTGGATGGACGCACCCTTATCACCATCTCATCGCCGAAGTATGTCACAGATGTCgactag